In a single window of the Candidatus Methylomirabilis tolerans genome:
- a CDS encoding integration host factor subunit alpha, whose translation MTKADIASIVAEKGLAKKQAMEAVEATLDIVKNALMKGERIQLVGFGSFQVKAKRARKGRNPQTGDPITISARKVLKFKPGKALHQAVNDLRG comes from the coding sequence ATGACCAAGGCTGACATCGCTTCGATCGTCGCTGAAAAAGGCCTCGCTAAGAAACAGGCAATGGAGGCAGTAGAGGCGACTCTCGACATTGTGAAGAACGCTCTCATGAAAGGGGAGAGGATTCAACTTGTCGGCTTTGGCTCTTTTCAAGTCAAAGCTAAGCGAGCGAGGAAAGGGCGGAACCCTCAGACCGGAGACCCGATCACGATTTCAGCTCGCAAGGTGTTGAAGTTTAAGCCCGGTAAAGCCTTACATCAGGCCGTAAACGATCTTCGCGGATAG